Proteins co-encoded in one Halodesulfovibrio marinisediminis DSM 17456 genomic window:
- a CDS encoding aminopeptidase P family protein, giving the protein MFSAATYAERRKALCARLTERGEKGLLLFPGHASSPMNYTDNAYPFRQDSSFLYFFGHDHEGLTGVINLDAGESWYFDQGFSMDDIIWSGATATPEELAARCGAEKYGEEKTLVQMIADAKKTQRPIHILPVYRADSRMRLVQLLDCGVMEVDTFVSTPFIKEVVALRSIKSIEEVMEIEQALETSYAMYANALSATRPGASERQIASILHSTLALAGSTASFTPICTGRGQILHNHEYSHILHSGDMLLIDSGAESENHYASDITRTFPVSGTFTDQQRAVYTIVLAAQEAAISKCAPDVPFIDCHMTAAKIIASGLRDLGVLKGNVDDIVDAGAHALFFPHGLGHMLGLDVHDMEGLGEDFVGYDSTITRSEKFGLRGLRLARKLQRGFVVTVEPGCYFISALMEQWEAEGTCKEFINFDTAKQFSEFGGIRIEDNVYISRDGHRVLGQQIPKTIAGIEGRMHASSQRLFQCN; this is encoded by the coding sequence ATGTTTTCTGCTGCTACATATGCTGAGCGACGAAAGGCCCTGTGCGCTCGTCTTACAGAGCGTGGCGAAAAGGGATTATTACTGTTTCCGGGGCATGCTTCTTCCCCAATGAACTACACGGATAACGCTTACCCCTTCCGTCAGGATTCTTCCTTCCTCTATTTTTTCGGACACGATCATGAGGGACTAACCGGCGTCATTAATCTTGATGCAGGAGAATCATGGTACTTTGACCAAGGCTTCTCAATGGATGACATCATTTGGTCTGGAGCAACAGCTACACCTGAAGAACTGGCTGCCCGCTGCGGTGCAGAAAAGTATGGTGAAGAAAAAACACTTGTCCAAATGATCGCCGACGCAAAAAAAACTCAGCGTCCAATACATATTTTACCAGTCTACCGCGCAGACTCCCGCATGCGTCTCGTGCAACTACTGGACTGCGGGGTTATGGAAGTAGACACATTTGTTTCTACCCCGTTCATTAAAGAAGTAGTTGCATTGCGTTCCATAAAATCCATTGAAGAAGTAATGGAGATCGAACAGGCGCTGGAGACCTCCTACGCCATGTATGCTAACGCGCTTTCCGCTACGCGTCCCGGTGCTTCTGAACGACAGATTGCTTCCATTCTGCACTCAACACTGGCGCTTGCCGGTTCCACAGCTTCGTTCACCCCAATTTGTACTGGACGTGGTCAGATTCTTCACAACCATGAATACAGCCATATTCTCCACTCCGGCGACATGTTACTTATTGATTCCGGTGCAGAGTCTGAAAACCACTATGCATCTGACATCACACGCACATTCCCAGTATCCGGAACATTCACTGATCAGCAACGTGCTGTGTACACTATCGTGCTTGCTGCGCAGGAAGCAGCCATTTCCAAATGTGCACCGGATGTACCGTTTATTGACTGCCATATGACTGCTGCAAAAATTATCGCATCAGGCTTGCGCGACCTTGGTGTTCTTAAAGGCAATGTTGATGATATCGTAGATGCTGGTGCCCATGCACTATTCTTCCCGCATGGCCTCGGCCATATGCTTGGACTAGATGTACACGACATGGAAGGACTCGGTGAAGACTTCGTTGGCTACGACAGCACAATTACCCGTTCCGAAAAATTCGGGCTGCGCGGCCTGCGTCTTGCCCGTAAGCTTCAACGCGGTTTTGTTGTTACTGTTGAACCAGGTTGCTACTTTATTTCGGCTCTCATGGAGCAATGGGAAGCGGAAGGCACATGCAAAGAGTTCATCAACTTTGATACCGCAAAACAGTTTAGCGAGTTCGGTGGGATTCGTATCGAAGATAATGTCTACATCTCCCGTGACGGACACAGAGTACTTGGACAGCAGATTCCAAAAACAATCGCAGGAATTGAAGGCCGTATGCACGCCAGTTCACAACGATTGTTCCAATGCAATTAG